From uncultured Methanobrevibacter sp., the proteins below share one genomic window:
- the ilvD gene encoding dihydroxy-acid dehydratase — protein sequence MKSDNVKKGIQRAPHRSLLRACGLDDDDFKKPFIGIANSFTDIVPGHIHLKELVEFVKEGIIAAGGIPFEFDTMAVCDGISMNHEGMKYSLPSREIIAATVESMTKGHAFDGLVLIPSCDKVVPGMIMGAARVNVPSIVVTGGPMQSGEYNGKPADLITVFEAVGAYSAGKMTEEEVNELERCACPGAGSCSGLFTANTMACITETFGLSLPTCATTHARTEENNNIAFESGKQIIKLVEDDIKPSDILTQEAFNNAIAVDMALGGSSNTALHIPAIASEVEGISVDLELFDEISRNVPHIALISPAGEDSMMDLHLAGGIQAVLKTLGDKIDTNQLTVTGKTIEENLKDVENKNTDVIHTLENPVHADGGIAILKGNLAPNGSVVKKGAVADHLMHLKGPAKVYNSEEDVTKAIFDHEIEEGDIVVIRYEGPKGGPGMREMLNPTSALAGMNIKDVGLITDGRFSGGTRGPCIGHVSPEAREDGPIAAIQNGDIIEIDIENRLINVELSDEEIESRLKEVKHPESEVSGWLALYQKLVHSADTGAILR from the coding sequence ATGAAAAGTGATAATGTAAAAAAAGGAATTCAAAGAGCACCTCACAGGTCTCTTTTAAGGGCTTGTGGGCTTGACGATGATGATTTTAAAAAACCTTTCATCGGTATTGCAAACAGTTTCACAGACATCGTGCCTGGACACATTCACCTAAAGGAACTTGTTGAATTTGTCAAAGAGGGTATCATAGCTGCCGGAGGTATACCTTTCGAGTTTGACACCATGGCTGTCTGTGACGGTATCAGTATGAACCATGAAGGTATGAAATACTCACTTCCTTCAAGGGAAATCATTGCAGCAACTGTCGAATCAATGACCAAGGGACATGCTTTCGACGGACTGGTATTGATACCAAGCTGTGACAAGGTTGTTCCTGGAATGATTATGGGAGCTGCAAGGGTAAACGTTCCGTCAATTGTCGTTACCGGCGGACCTATGCAGTCCGGTGAATACAACGGCAAACCTGCCGATTTGATTACTGTTTTTGAAGCGGTCGGTGCATACTCTGCAGGCAAGATGACAGAAGAGGAAGTAAACGAGCTTGAAAGATGTGCATGTCCTGGTGCCGGAAGCTGTTCTGGGCTATTTACAGCTAATACAATGGCATGCATTACCGAAACATTCGGTCTTTCACTTCCTACCTGCGCTACAACCCATGCAAGAACAGAGGAAAACAACAATATCGCATTCGAGTCAGGTAAACAGATCATAAAGCTGGTTGAAGACGACATCAAGCCGTCAGACATCCTGACCCAGGAAGCATTCAACAATGCAATTGCTGTTGACATGGCACTTGGAGGTTCATCCAACACAGCACTCCACATTCCGGCTATTGCAAGTGAAGTTGAAGGAATCAGCGTTGATTTGGAACTCTTTGATGAGATTTCCCGTAATGTTCCTCACATCGCTTTAATCTCACCTGCCGGTGAAGACTCCATGATGGACCTGCACCTTGCGGGAGGTATTCAGGCTGTTCTTAAAACACTTGGGGACAAGATTGACACCAATCAGCTGACAGTTACCGGAAAAACCATTGAAGAAAACCTTAAGGATGTCGAAAACAAAAACACCGATGTCATACACACTCTTGAAAATCCTGTTCATGCCGACGGTGGAATTGCAATACTTAAGGGTAATCTTGCACCAAACGGCAGTGTTGTCAAAAAAGGTGCTGTTGCAGACCATCTCATGCATCTTAAGGGACCTGCAAAAGTCTATAACTCTGAAGAAGATGTTACAAAGGCAATATTTGACCATGAAATCGAAGAGGGTGACATTGTTGTAATCCGTTACGAAGGTCCTAAAGGAGGTCCGGGAATGCGTGAAATGCTAAACCCAACTTCAGCGCTTGCAGGTATGAACATCAAGGATGTTGGACTAATCACCGACGGAAGATTCTCAGGAGGAACACGTGGACCATGCATAGGTCACGTATCACCTGAAGCAAGGGAGGACGGACCGATTGCAGCAATACAAAACGGTGACATCATTGAAATCGACATCGAAAACAGACTGATCAATGTCGAGCTGTCCGATGAGGAAATCGAGTCAAGACTAAAAGAGGTAAAACACCCTGAAAGTGAAGTGTCCGGCTGGCTGGCATTATATCAGAAACTGGTTCACTCAGCTGATACCGGAGCTATCTTAAGGTAG
- the hisD gene encoding histidinol dehydrogenase, whose amino-acid sequence MDILKYSEIDLAETIKRSEQDVNNVLGTVSDILENVRVNGDGAIREYTEKFDGVLIEDLKVSKDEIKEAYDTLDDDLLAALKNAADNIKRFHEKQIPSDWNMEVNPGVVAGQIVRPINSAGCYIPGGRAAYPSSILMTVIPAKIAGVEKVVCVTPPQKDGKILDAILVAADIAGADEIYKVGGAQAIAGLAYGTGSIPRVEKIVGPGNIFVTAAKKLVYGQVDIEFPAGPSEVLILADETANPEFLATDILAQAEHDPNASCFLVTDCEDLAIKTDEFVKQLTEIAPRREIIEESLSKSGKIIITDTFKEAIHVTNEYAPEHLIISTQDDDETLSHINNAGSIFLGAYSPVAAGDYGSGTNHVLPTGGGAKMYSGLSTEAFIKKPTVQRLTREGLKELSKTSVPIAEYEGFFAHANSFKTRLRDD is encoded by the coding sequence ATGGATATCTTAAAATACAGTGAGATAGATTTGGCCGAGACAATAAAAAGGTCAGAGCAGGATGTCAACAACGTTTTGGGAACCGTTTCCGATATTTTGGAAAATGTTCGTGTAAACGGTGACGGGGCTATTCGCGAATATACAGAAAAATTTGACGGTGTATTGATAGAAGATTTGAAAGTGTCAAAGGATGAAATCAAAGAGGCATATGACACATTGGATGATGATTTGCTTGCCGCTTTGAAAAATGCTGCCGATAATATCAAAAGATTTCATGAAAAGCAGATTCCATCAGACTGGAACATGGAAGTGAATCCTGGTGTTGTTGCAGGCCAAATCGTAAGGCCAATCAACTCTGCAGGATGCTACATACCTGGCGGTAGGGCTGCATATCCCTCATCAATTCTGATGACAGTAATCCCCGCAAAGATTGCAGGGGTTGAAAAGGTAGTTTGCGTAACCCCTCCTCAAAAGGACGGCAAGATTCTTGACGCTATTCTTGTTGCTGCAGACATTGCAGGTGCAGATGAGATTTACAAGGTCGGTGGAGCACAGGCCATTGCCGGACTTGCATATGGAACCGGATCCATACCTCGTGTGGAAAAGATTGTTGGTCCGGGTAATATATTCGTTACCGCCGCAAAGAAACTTGTATATGGTCAAGTAGATATTGAGTTTCCGGCCGGCCCTTCAGAAGTGCTTATTTTAGCTGATGAAACAGCAAACCCTGAATTTTTGGCAACAGACATTTTGGCACAGGCTGAACACGACCCCAATGCATCATGCTTTTTGGTTACCGACTGTGAAGATCTGGCGATTAAAACCGATGAGTTTGTAAAACAACTCACCGAGATTGCACCTAGACGCGAAATAATTGAGGAATCATTGTCCAAAAGTGGAAAAATCATTATCACAGACACATTCAAAGAGGCTATTCACGTTACCAACGAATATGCTCCTGAACATTTAATCATATCCACTCAGGATGATGATGAAACATTATCACACATCAACAATGCAGGTTCAATCTTTTTGGGAGCCTACTCACCTGTTGCAGCAGGAGATTATGGATCCGGTACAAACCATGTTCTTCCAACCGGTGGTGGAGCCAAAATGTATTCCGGACTGTCCACAGAGGCATTCATCAAAAAGCCAACAGTTCAAAGGCTTACAAGGGAAGGTCTTAAGGAACTTTCAAAGACTTCAGTTCCTATTGCCGAGTATGAAGGATTCTTCGCTCATGCAAACTCATTCAAAACAAGATTAAGGGATGATTAG
- a CDS encoding DapH/DapD/GlmU-related protein — protein sequence MDFERVNMDDITEEELQEAFRMNELLFKLNHTMPMTPEYEEVLHELFGDNIGENSTVQAPLAGAALDKMVIGNNVFINSNCLAMARGGITIEDDVMLAANVQLLSNNHDEYDRNVLLCKPIHIKKGAWIGAGASILPGVTIGEYAIVGAGAIVTRDVGDYEVAVGVPAKIVKTLDKDKFKK from the coding sequence ATGGATTTTGAAAGAGTCAATATGGATGATATAACCGAAGAGGAATTGCAGGAAGCATTCCGCATGAATGAATTGTTGTTTAAGCTCAATCACACAATGCCAATGACACCGGAATATGAGGAAGTTTTACATGAACTCTTCGGTGACAATATCGGTGAAAACTCAACAGTTCAGGCACCGCTTGCAGGGGCCGCATTGGACAAGATGGTTATTGGAAACAATGTTTTCATCAATTCAAATTGTCTTGCTATGGCCCGTGGTGGAATAACAATCGAGGATGATGTGATGCTTGCGGCCAATGTTCAATTGCTTTCAAACAACCATGATGAGTATGACAGAAACGTTTTGCTCTGCAAACCGATTCACATTAAGAAGGGTGCCTGGATTGGTGCCGGAGCAAGCATATTGCCTGGTGTTACAATTGGGGAGTATGCCATTGTAGGTGCCGGAGCAATCGTTACCAGAGATGTTGGTGACTATGAGGTTGCTGTTGGTGTTCCTGCAAAGATAGTCAAGACACTTGATAAGGATAAGTTTAAAAAATAA